The DNA segment GCACTCCGGCGCCGCGCTGGAGGCGAGGCTCCAGGAGGTGCGCGCCCGCTACTTCGGCGCCGAGGCGGACATCATCGCCCAGGAGGAGGCGGCGGGCTTCTTCCGCTTCGAGCGCCCCCGGCAGTGGGGGCGCAACTGAGCCGCGGGCCTCAGGCCGCCTTGTTGAGCCACTCCTCGTAGGCGCGGTAGTCGTAGTCGCGGCCGAGGAAGGCGTGCACCAGGCGGGCCGCGTCGTCCGAGCCGCCCGGCTCCAGCACCTTGCGCCGGTACGCCTGCGCGGGGGCCGGGTCCAGCATCCCCTTCTGCTGGAACACCGTGAAGAGGTCCTTCGCGATGACCAGCGACCACATATACGTGTAGTAGTTGGACGAGTACCCCTCGAGGTGCCCGAAGGAGAGGTGGAAGTACGTGCCCTCCACATAGGGGAACGGCGTGTACTTGCTCTGCAGCTCGCGCACGAGCGCGGTGGCGTCCACGCTGCTCGGCTCCCGGCGGTACAGCTCCAGGCTGAGCGCGGCGTAGTACATCTGCTGCCGCACCCACAGGCCCTTGCCGAACTCCTCCGCGCGGCGCATGCGCTCCACCACCTCCGCGGGAATCGGCTCGCCCGTCTGGTAGTGACGGGCGAACGTCTGGAGGCTGGCGGTGTCGCGCGCCCACTCCTCCAGCATCTGCGAGGGGGCCTCCACGAAGTCCCACTCCGTGCGCACGCCGGACACGCCCGCCCAGCGCGTGTGGCCGCCGAAGATGTGGTGCAGCAGGTGGCCGAACTCGTGGAGGAACGTCTCCACGTCGTCGTGCTGCAGCAGCGCGGGCTCGGTGCCGGGCCGGGGGAAGTTGCAGATGAGCACGCCCTCGGGCAGCCGGCGGCCCGACTTGCCGCTGGTGAGGGTGAACTGGGCCGCGTGCTTGTACTTGTCCTCGCGCGGGTGCATGTCGAGGTAGAAGCGGCCGCGCAGCGCGGTGCCCTCCAGGACGTCGTAGGCCTCCACGTCCGGGTGCCACACCGCCGCGTCGGGCACCTTGCGGTAGGTGACGCCGAACAGGCGCGCCGTCAAATCCAGCATGCCCTGCTTCACGCGCGTGTACTCGTAGTAGGGCCGCACCACCTGCGAGTCGAAGGCGAACTGCTCCGCCTTCACGCGGTCCTCCAGGTAGGCCTGGTCCCACGGGTCCACCTTCTGGGCGCCGGGCACGTCGCGGCGCTTGCGCTCCAGGAGCATGGCGTAGTCGCGCTCCATGCGGGCGCCGGCTGCGTTGGAGATCTTCTCGATGAAGTCCGCGGCGGCCTTCTCGTCGCGAATCATCTTGTCCTCCGTCGCGTAGGCCGCCCAGTTGCGGTAGCCCAGCAGCGTGGCCAGCTCGTGGCGGCGGGCCACCATGCGCTGGAGGACATCCGCATTGGAGGGGTGGCCGCGCATGCGGAACAGGCGCCACATCTGCTCGCGGGACTTCGCGTCGCGCGAGTACGTCATGAACGGGATGATGTCCGGGTAGTCCGTGGTGATGCGCACCATGCCGTCCGGCCCGGGCGGGTGGGCACGCACGTAGTCGTCGGGCAGGCCGTCCAGGGCGGACGGCGGCAGGCTGCCGGTGCGCGTGTCCTGGAGCATGTTGCGGCTGAACTCCTGGCCGATGCGGACCAGCTCCTCCTGGAGCTCCTTCACGCGCGTGCGGGTGGCCTCGTCGCGGTCCACGCCGGCGCGGCGGAAGTCACGCAGCACCTTCTCCATCCACTTGCGCGTGGCGGCGTCCTCGCCGGACAAATCCAGCGAGGCGAGCACGTCGTAGACGCCCCGGTCCATGCGGATGTCGTTGCCGAGCGTCTCCAGCGCCTGCTCGGCGGCCTCGGAGGCCTCGCGCATGGCGGCCTCCGGGTGGGCATGGCGGACCACGCTGGCGCGGGAGCTGGCGTCATCGAGGGCGGCCATCGACTCGTCGTACAGCTCGAGCACGTCGCGCACGACGAAGGGGGGCCTGAGGGACTTGAGACGGGCAATGCCGGCGCGGGCGGCGGCCATCGCTTCCTCACCGGAGCGGCGGAACTCGGCCGGCGGGCAGGTGATGAGGCGGGCGGCGTCGGGAACTGGGGTCTCTGACACTGTCTGCTCCTGGACTTGATGACAGGGAAGGTAGGGCCGCAAAGGTAATGCGCCCGCTCGCTGGGGGCAGCAGCCTTCGCGGGCTGGAAAGCAGGAGGCCGCCCTGGCGTGCAGGTGCCAGGGCGGCCTCCGTGGAATTCTGGTCGTTTCAGCGGCTCACGGCTGTTCGGTGCTGCTCGTCGAGCTCTGCGGCTGGCGCACCGTCCGGACGATGAAGTCCGTCGCGTTGTTGTCCGTGTCCGCGCCATTGCCCCGGAGCGAATCGGACCCACCCTCCATGGTGGTCGCCGTGGACGAGGGCAGCGCCTTGCGCTCCAGGCTGCCACCGGCGGCCGGGTGGAACGGGCCGACGGTGCCTTCCGGCTGGTTGCCGGTGCCATAGGCCAGCCGGTCCACCGGGACGTCCGAGACGCTGGCGGTGAGCCCTGGGCCGATGCGGACATGGCCACCGCCCGTGGTGGAGGCCGACGTGTCTTGCGAGTACGTCAGGTCCGGGGTCGCGCTCCCGGTGTAGTGGGTGTGCGCGAGGAGGTAGTAGCCATGGGCCCGGATGAACGTGTTCGGGGGGATGGTGGCGATGCTCGCATAGCTCGATCCCGTGGCCGACTTGTACTGCACCAGCCAGCCCCCGATGTTCACGGCCGCGCTCGTCGGGTTGTAGAGCTCGATGAACTCGTCCGTCTGCACCGTGGTCGCCGTGCCGGCACCGCGCCCGCTGAACTCGCTGATGACCACGTGGTTGGCCACCGGGTACGCGTTCACCGTCACCGTGCCGTAGTCCGCCGGGTTGCCCGGGCCGACGACGCCCTGCTGGTCGCAGTAGGCCCACTGGTCCGCACCGGCCGGCCCGCGCGTGAAGCGGTAGCGGAAGCCGTAGACGTAGCTGCCGGGCGTGGTGATGTTCAGCGTCGCCATCGTCTCGTCGTCGTTGCTGCCCCCCGGCACGTCGTAGCCCGGGTTGAACGGCGCGGGCGCCCACGTCCAGGACTCCGGAGCGCCGGGGTCCGTGCCGTAGCCCAGCTCGGCGACGATGAACGGGAAGTTGTCGTTGCCCCGCTGATGCCGGTTGGTCACCTGGTCGTCGTAAAACCGGCTGTAGAGGGGCTGCGGCGTGTTGATGAAGATGGGCGCCGGAATCGTCTTCGGGGACTGGATGACGCAGTAGTCCACCGGCGGGTTGATGGCCACGGCGCACGTCTCGTTGGGACTGCCCCCCGTGCCCCGGTCAGGGTTGCCCGGGTGGACCGTGGTGGCCGAACACCAGTACCAGGGGTACTGGCGCGCGGCGGTGCCCACCACCACCGAGGACAGTTGCAGGGAGCGGCCCGTCGACTGCGGGAAGAAGGACGTGTACACGAAGTCGTCCACCAGGGTGCCGCCCATCTGGACGGTGAGGCGCCCCCCGGTTTCGAAAGCCATGGTGGGGGGGATGGCGTAGTCCGCCGGCACGCCGTTGGCCCACATGTCCAGTCTGTGCGCGATGACGAAGGTCCTCCCTGGGGCGACGATGCGCGGCTGGCCTGCCGGGGACTGCACGGTGAAGCTCGTCACCTCGCCCGAGCGATTCTCGTAGGCAATGACGATGCCGGTCACGTCGAGCAACTGGCTCGTCACGTTGGTGAACTCGATGTACTGGGAGTAGCCCGGGCTGGGCGTGGTCATCAGCTCGGTGACGACCAGCTGCCCCGCCGTCGGCGGAGACGCGGTGTCGCAGGCGCCCTCGAAGCAGACCCCACCTGGGCCGGGGCAGGTCGAGCGCACGGGATTGTCGCTGCACACCCCGTTGCCGTTCTGCACGACACACGTCGACTCCCACGTGTAGATGCTCCGCTGGTCCGGGTCGCACTCCGCGGGCGGAGGCGTGCAGACGACGCCGCTGCAGGGGCCCAGCACGTCGACGGAGGCGAGCGTCAGGGTGCTGCCGTTGCCGGCGCCGTCGAAGCTGCGCAGCCCGAAGTACCAGGTTGCCTCCGCGTTGGGCAGCGTCACGGTGGCCACCTCGTCGGAGCCCTGGGGCAGTGGCGGAGTGGTGGAGATGCGGGTCGCCGCGCCGAAGTTGACGTCGTCGATGGGCTCGGGGCTGTAGCGCAGCTCGTAGCTCGCGGCCCGGCCGGTGTTGCCGTCATCCCCCGGGGCCCGCCACGTCAGGCGGACCGTCGTGTTGTCCACCAGGCTCGCCGTGAGCGGGGCCGCCGCGGGCGCCGTCGGGTCGGTGACGACGAGCGTGGCATCAATCGTCGGAATCCGAGCGTCCTCCGTGCGCACGAGGAGCATGTAGTCCCCTTCCTGACTCACGGTGAGGTCGCTGAAGACGGCCACGCCATCCACCGGGTTCACGGTCAGCGTGCCGCCCACCGTGGCGCCAGCAGGCCCGGACAGCACCACCGTCACCGCTGGCATGGTGACCGGAGGGGTGTTGTCGAAGTCGTCGCGCAGGGCCACCCGCGTGGGGGCCAGCGTCTGGCCCGCGATGCCCGTGCCCGGCGAGTCCACGAGGAAGATGCGCGTGGGCGGCCCCGCCTCCACCGTGACGTCCTCCGTCTCGGACACATTGAGGTCGAAGTCCGTGAAGGAGACGGTCTGCGGGCCCGCGGTCCTCAGCGTGACGCGGAAGAGGAACTCGCCGTTGTCCGCGGCGGTGAACGTGTGCGGCTCCATCGGCCCCGGGTTCTGGTCCGAGGTGGCGCTGTACACCGTCCCCGTGTAGTTCGTCTTCCGGTTGCCGAAGCCGTCATACGCGGTGACGACGAAGCCGAGGGCCTGGCCGGCGACGACGGACCCCGGCGGCCGAACCGCCCGCAGCTCACCGAGCGCGGCCGGCTGCACCACCACGGCCTCGCGGGCCTGGAGCCCGGGCCCCGCCACCTCCTCCGCGATGAGCTCGCTGTTCCGCGCGGCGGTGAACGTCACGCTGAAGGTGTGGCGGCCCGCGTCCGCCTCGGTGAACGCGTAGTTGGCGGGCACGGTGGCCTGGGCGTCGCCAGGAATCCGGAAGCCCACCGTGCCCCGGTAACCCGAGACACGGTTGTCGAAGCCGTCCAGCAGCGTCACCGTCGCTTCCACCGCCGCACCCGCGACGGGCGTGGCGGTGGACAGCGCCAGCGACATGCGCACCAGCGCCCCCGGCGCCACGCGCGTCTCCACCGTGACGCTCAGTCCCGTCCCGCCCTGCTCCGTCACGGTGACGGAGCGCACGCCGGAGGTCCGCAGCGTCACGGGGAATGCGTGCTGGCCGCCGTCCTGTGCGGGAACGAAGGTGTAGTCGGCCGGGAGCACCGCCTGGGCATCGTTCGACGTGAAGTGCACCGTGCCGGCGTACCCGGTGACGAGGTTGCCGAAGCGGTCTCTCGCGCGGAGGGTGAGCTGATTCTGGGTCCCCGCCGTCACGTCCGCGGGCAGGCCCGCCAGCTCGAAGGCTTCGGCGGTGGCGCTCGCCACCTCCACGTCCAGCGAGTCGGTGAGCAGCGCATCGCCCGCATCCACCACCGTCACCCGCCGGAGGCCGGTGGAGACCAGCACCACGCCGCTGAAGACATGGCGGCCCGCGTCCTGCGCGGTGAATATGTGGTCGCCCGGCAGGCTCGCCCGCGCATCATCCGACGTGAAGTGCACCGTGCCGGTGTAGCCGGTGGCCACGTTGTCGAAGGCGTCGCGCGCCGTCACCTCCAGGCTGCCCGCGACGCCCGCGGTGACGGGCGCCACCAGGCCGGTGAGCGCCAGGGTGACGGCCGCGCCCGGAGCGATGGTGAGCGGGTTGCTCTCCACCGGCTCCAGCCCGTTGGCGGTGGCGGAGAAGCGGTGCGTACCCGCGGCCTCCACGCGCAGGCCGTTGAACGTGGCAATGCCGTTGACCGCCGCGACGGTGACGGGCTGGAACGTCCCGGAGCCCACGAGCGCCAGCGTCACCGGCGAGGTCGCCGTGGTGACGACGTCGCCGTTCGCATCCAGCAGGGAGACGCGCACGGCCGGCAGCTCGGCGCCCGCGTTGCCGCCCACGGGCTGCGTGGAGAAGACGACCTGCGCCACGTCCGCGTTGCGCGTCTGGACCTCGAGGCTGGCGGAGCGGGCGGACTGGCCCTGGTTGTCCGTCACGCGGAGCGCCACGTGGTAGGAGGTGCTCGGCAGCAGTCCGGAGAGGGTGGCGGACTCAGAGGTGCCCGGCGCAGCGGGGTTGCCCACGCCCGCGACTGGGGTGGCCGCGGTGAACTCGGCGTCGGTGGTGATGGGGCTCAGCGAGTAGCGCACCTCCTGGGCGGTCGCCGTGCCCTCGTGGCCGTCGTCACCCACGGCAAGCCACGTCACCGTGGCGCCGCGGGCCGTGGTTGCACCCGCCGACAGCGTGGGCCGGGCCGGGGGCACGTCGTCCGCGATGGTGATGGCCGTGCTGGTGGCGAGGGAGAGCCCGCTCGCGGAGGCGCGCAGCTGGAAGCTCCCTTCCTCCGTCACCCGGAGGTTCGTGAAGGAGGCCACGCCATCCACCGGAGCCACCTCGGTGACGCCCGCGAGGCCGTTACCGCCCTGCTCCAGCGCCACCGTCACCGCGGGCGCGCCCACGGCGGCCCAGTTCCCGAAGGCGTCCTCGAGCGCCACCGTCACGGTGGCCAGCGTCGCGCGCACGGAGGCGCTCTCGGGGACGGAGGTGAAGGCCAGCGCCCGGGCCTCCGCCGCCACCACGCCCACGTCCTGGCCCACCGTCAGCGCGGCGGTGGCGCCGTCCTGCACGGTGACGCGCTGGCTGCCCGCGCGCTTCAGGGAGAGGCCGGTGAAGGTGAAGCGGCCCGCGTCCTCCGCCGTGAAGGCGTGGGCGGCCGGCAGGCCGGCGGTGGCGTCCGTGGACGTCACGGCCAGCGTGCCGGTGTAGCCGGTGGCCACGTTGCCGAATGCGTCGCGCGCCGTCACCTGGGCGCTCAGGGCGACGCCAGCAGGGGTGACGACGGGCAGGCCGGACACCTCGAGAGAAGTCGCGGCAGCGGGCGCGACGGCGAACTCGGGACTGGCGGCGCCCTCCAGGCCGGCGGCCTCCACGTCGAGCCGGTAGCCGGTGCCCGCCTTCTTCAGCACCGTCTCCGTGAACCGGGCCACGCCGGCCACGGCATTGACCGTCAGCGTGCCCTCCAGCGCGGCGTCACCGGGGCCCGCAGCCAGCGACAGCGTCACCGCGTCCGTGGCGCTCGCCACGGTGCGGCCCGCGGCGTCCCGCAGCACCACCTCCAGGCCGCCGATGGGCGCACCGGCCGAGGCCGACAGCGCCGTGGCGGTGAAGGCCAGCCGCGTGGGGCGCCAGGCCGTGAAGTCGATGACGGGGCGCGTGGCCAGCACCACCGGGCCGCCGTCGGACTCCACGGAGACCGTCACCGTCTTCGCTCCCGCGCGCGTGGACACCACGGAGGCCGTGGTGCGGCCCTGGGCATCCGTCCGCGACGTGGGCTGCGTCACGGTGTTGCCCTCGCCGGACACCTCCACATTCACGGTGCGGCCCTCGATGGGCGTGCCGTCCTGCTGCTTCACGGTGATGGTGATGCCCACCGCGTCCAGGCCGCTGGCCACCTGCGATGCCCGGCCCACCTCCACCAGCGACAGCGCCGCATCCGGCAGCGGCTTCGTCGGCGGCGGATTCGGCGGAGTGGAACCACCGCCACAGCCCAGGCCGAAGGCCAGGCACATCACACTCAGCCCCAGCAGACGGGCGAGCGGCACGAGACGACGGGACATGGATTCTCCGGGAGCGAGCACACCCGCGCTTGGACGTCCCCCCGCGGGGTTGCATCAGCTTGTACCAGACATTCCCACACGGAGAGTAGTGTCCGGCCGTAATCTTGCGCCCCCAATGAAATTCCTTGAGGGCGCCGGAGTCCCTGAGTCCGTCGTTCCGCGGGGTTACATGAGGGCGGCCATGAGGGCGCCGCCGCCCAGGAGGGACTGCCCGCCGTCGCACACCATGATGGAGCCGGTGATGTACGAGGCGGCATCCGAGGCGAGGAAGAGCGCGAGCTGGGCGATGTCGTCCTTCTTGCCGAAGCGCTGCAGGGGCAGGGCCTGGATGATCTTCTGCTTGCCCTCCTCGTTGGGGGCGAGCCGGCGCATGCCCTCGGTGTCGTCGATGGGGCCGGGGGTAATCGCGTTCACCCGCACGCCGGAGCCACCCCACTCGATGGCGAGCACGCGGGTGAGCATGTCCACGCCCGCCTTGGCGGCGCACACGTGGGCCTGCATGGCCATGGGCAGGTAGGCCTGGGGCGCTGAGATGTTGATGAGGCAGGCGCCGGGCTTGCGCAGGTGGTCGAAGGCGGCGCGGCTGATGTTGAAGGTGCCCAGCACGTCGATGTCCATGACGGCCTTGAAGCCGTTGGAGGACATGCCCAGCGCGGGCGCGGGGAAGTTGCCGGCCGCGCCGCACACGACGATGTCCAGCTCACCGAAGGCGTCGCGCACCGTCTGGAGCGCCTTCTCCACGGCGGCGTAGTCGCGCACGTCGGCGGCCACGCCCATGGCGGAGCCGTGGGCCTGGAGGCCCTTCACCGCGCCCTCCAGCTTCTCCACGTTGCGGCCGTTGATGGCGACCTTGGCGCCCGCCTTCACGAAGGCCTCGGCGATACCGAGGTTGATGCCACTGCTGCCGCCAGAAATGAACGCCGTCTTGCCCGCGAGCAGCCCGTTCCGGAACACGCCATCTGCCATGACTCGTCTCCTGTGGAAGCGACCAGGCGCGGACTTGAACAGAAGCTGCCGCACCGCGCCATGGCCTTCACGTGGCGGACGGCGGGTACGGGTTGGCTGTGTTAGAGGACGCAACATGACCCGCCGTCGTCCCGAAATCCTCGCCCCCGCGGGGGACCTCGACTCGATGAAGGCCGCGCTGGCCAGTGGCGCGGATGCCGTCTACTTCGGCCTGGACGAGGGCTTCAACGCGCGGGCCCGCGCGGAGAACTTCTCGCTCGCCACCCTGCCCCAGACGCTGGCGCTCGTGCACCGCGCCGGGGCGCGGGCGTACCTGACGCTGAACACGCTGGTCTTCGAGCCGGAGCTGCCGGTGGTGGAGGACATCCTCCGGCGCGTGGCCGCGGCGGGCGTGGACGCGCTCATCGTCCAGGACCCGGCGATTGCGCTGGTGGCGCGTGCGGTGTGCCCCCAGATGGAGGTCCACGCCTCCACGCAGATGACGATTTCGAGCGCGGAGGGCGCGCGCTTCGCCCGGGGGCTGGGCGCCACCCGGGTGGTGGTGCCGCGCGAGCTGTCGGTGGCGGAGATTCGCCGGCTGGCGTCGGAGACGGACATCGAGCTGGAGGTCTTCATCCACGGGGCGCTCTGCATGTCGTGGAGCGGGCAGTGCCTCACCAGCGAGGCGTGGGGCGGGCGCTCCGCCAACCGCGGGCAGTGCGCGCAGTCCTGCCGGCTGCCGTATGACCTGGTGGTGGACGGCCAGACGCGCGAGCTGGGAGACGTGCAGTACCTCCTCAGCCCCAAGGACCTGGCCGGAGTCATGGCGGTGCCGCAGCTGGTGGACATCGGCGTGCACTCGCTGAAGATCGAGGGCCGGCAGAAGGGGCCGCAGTACGTGGCCACGGCGGTGCAGGGCTACCGGCGCTGGGTGGACGGCGTGGCGGCGGGGAAGCCGGACGCGGGCGCGCTGCGCAAGGACCTGGCCGACATGACGCTGTCGTACAGCCGGGGCTTCTCGCACGGCTTCTTCGCGGGCTCGGACCACCAGACGCTGGTGGAGGGCCGCTTCCCCAAGCACCGCGGCGCGTACCTGGGCCGGGTGGAGTCGGTGCACGGGCGCGACGTGCGCGTGGTGGATGACCCGGAGGGACGCCCCTGGACGGGCGCGCTGGGGCACGAGGCCACGAAGGCGCGCCCGGCCTCGCCCGAGGGCAAGGTGTCCTCGCCGCTGGAGGGCGCCGCGCCGGTGGCGGCCGAGCTGTCCCCGCGCCCCGGCATGGGCGTGGTGTTCGACGCGGGCCATCCGGAGGACAAGCACGAGCCGGGCGGGCCGCTGTTCCGCGTGGAGCGCAAGGGGCGCGGCTGGGTGCTGGGCTTCGGCAACCCGGGGCCGGACCTCGCGCGCGTGGCGCCGGGCCAGCGCGTCTGGGTGACGAGCGACCCTTCGCTGGCGAAGCGCACGGAGGAGCTGCTGGCACAGGGCGAGCCCGAGGGCCGCGTGCCGCTGGAGCTGACGGTGTCCGGCGCGGCCGGGGCGCCGCTGGCGGTGACGGGGCGGGCGCGCGGCGGGCACGTGTGCGCGGTGACGAGCGAGGTGCCGCTGGCGGAGGCGCGCGGCGGGGGCATGGACGCGGCGCTGCTGCGGGACAAGCTGGCGGCGCTGGGCGGGACGCCCTTCCACCTGGCGGGGCTGGACGCGTCCGGGCTGGCGCCGGGGCTGCACCTGCCGGTGTCGGAGCTGAAGGCGCTGCGGCGCAGGCTGGTGGCGGAGCTGGCGGAGGCCGTCGCGCGCGGGCCGGTGCGCACGGTGCGCGAGGGCTCGGTGCTGGACGGGCTGCGCACGTCGCTGCGGGAGAAGGTGGCAGCGGCGGGTATGTCAGCGCGCGAGCACGTCACGGCGGCGCCCGCGCCGGAGGCCCCGGGGAGCTCAACGCCGGGGCGCTCGCCGGAGGCCGGGCGGCTTTTGCCGCTGTGCCGGACGGACGAGCAGTTGGAGGCCGTCATCGCCGCAGGGCTGCCCGAGGTGGAGCTGGACTGGATGGAGCTGGTGGGCCTGCAGCGCGCGGTGGAGCGGGCGCGGGCGGCGGGGCTGCGGGTGACGATTGCGACGGTGCGCGTGCAGAAGCCCGGCGAGGAGGGCTACGACGCGCGCATCGCGAAGCTGAAGCCGGACGCGGTGCTGGTGCGGCACTGGGGCGCGATGATGCACTTCCTGGAGCGCCCTCCCGCGCCCGGGGAGGCCCGGCCCGCGCTGCATGGCGACTTCTCGCTGAACGTCACCAACTCGGTGACGGCGCTGCACCTGCTGGGACTGGGGCTGGACACGCTGACCTTCGCCCACGATTTGGACGCGGTGCAGCTGGGGGCCATGCTGGAGCACCTGCCGGCGGAGCGCTTCACGGTGACGCTGCACCACCACATCTCGACGTTCCACACGGAGCACTGCGTGTACTCGCACACGCTGTCGCACGGGCGCGACTACCGCAGCTGCGGGCGGCCGTGTGAGAAGCACCGCGTGTCGCTGAGGGACCACAAGGGGCTGGAGCACCCGGTGGTGGTGGACGTGGGGTGCCGCAACACGGTGTTCAACGCGCAGGCGCAGAGCGCGGCGTCGCTGGTGCCCCGGCTGCTGGAGCGCGGGGTGAAGCGCTACCGGGTGGAGTTCGTGCGCGAGTCGCGTGACGAGGCCGCGCGCGTGCTGGCCGCGTACCAGGACCTGCTGGCGGGGAAGATTGGCCCGGCGGAGGCGGTGCGCCGGGCGGCGGTGCACGAGCAGTTCGGCGTGACGAAGGGCACCATGAAGGTGCTCAACCCCACGTTCACCGTGCAGCGCTGACAGTGAGCAGTGCGCCCCGGGTCAGTCCTGAGGCGTGCGGCGGGAGAAGCGCAGCACGGCGCGGAACACGTCCTCCACCGCGTCGGCGTCCACCTTGTGCTCCGAGGCCCACTGGCGCCGCACCTCCAGCAGGCTCTTCTCCCGGCCCATGTCAGGCAGGGGCAGGCCGTGCTCCGCCTTCACCTTCGCTGCCTGCTGGACCAGGCGTGCGCGCCGGGCCAGCAACTCCACCAGCTCTCGGTCCAGGACGTCGATGCGCTCGCGGACCTCGCTCAGTCCGGGCGGCGTGGGGATGGCCTCGGACGCCGCGGGGCTGGCCGATGCCCGCGAGGCCTCGAGCTCCAGGTGCAGTCGCGTGAGCGCATCCATCAGCCCCACGCGCGCGTCCCGGCCGTAGGGATTCTCCGACTGCACGACGCCGAGCAGGTGCGGCACCTCCTGGCGTGCGTACTCCACCAGGCGGGCAATGGGCTGGAAGCTCGGCGGCGCGAAGGGGAGGTCCTTGCCGGCCTCCGCTCGCGCCAGGCCGTGTGCCAGGAAGAACGTGAGGACGTGCGTGCGCGCCATCAGCCCGTCGTGCGCATCCGGCGACATCTCCGTCACCTCGCACCCCAGTCGCTCGAACAGCGCCCGGGCCCGCCGTACGGCGTCGGGGTGGAGCTCGTTCGGGCACACGACGGTGCGCAGCGGGCGGTCGCCTCGCGCGAGGCTGGCCGGGCCGAAGAGCGGGTGCGTGCCGGCCCAGGGGATGTCGCGCCCGAGCACGGAGGCGAGCACCTGCACGGGCTTCACCTTCACGCTGCCTACGTCGAGCACGGCCTGCCCGGGTGACAGGTGCGGGCGGAGCTCCTCCAGCGTCGCGCGCATGGCAGACACCGGCATGGCGAGCACGACGAGCCCCGCTCCGGCGAGCACCTCCGGGAGCGAGCTCGCGCGGAGCGTGGGAGGCACCTCGGCCTGCCGGGGGTCGAGCACCCGGTGCGCAACACCGGCCTCCAGCAACAGTCCCGACAGGGCACGGCCGAAGCGGCCATAGCCCAGCAACGCGATGCGCTCCGTCATTTCGCCAGGCTCCAGATGCACGTGCAGGAAGAGGTACAGATCCTCGCATCGGCATGTTCCTGGCGAAAGCCCCCCTGCCCTTCAGAGCAGCTCGCGCTTCAGGTACAGCCGGGTCAGGTTCGCGCCAGGCAGCGTCTCGGTCGTAACCGACACCAGCTCCCAGCCCTGCTGCCCCTGGGCTTGAAGCCACTCCCAGATGTTCTCGCAAGTCCCAGCACCGGAGCCTCCCGCCTTCATGGCCACTTCGACAGGGTCCTTCCCGGCCCATTTCCCATTCACGAACGTGACCTTCCCCTCCTGTGACTGCCCACAGAGATACTCGAACCGGCGCGAAAACATGGAGGGCTCCTCTTGTCGGGGTTGCTCTCAACGACCCTGGAAGCGGGGAGGCCGGCGCTCGGCGAAGGCGGTGAAGGCCTCGGCGAGGTCATGCGACTGGAGGAACGCGGAGTTCCACACCGCCACGTAGCGCAGGCCGTCGGCCACGGACTTGTCTGCGCAGTACTCCATCACCTGCTTGGCGCCCTGGACGACGAGCGGCGGGTTGTCGGCGACGCGCCGCGCGGTGGCCCGCGCCTCGGTGAGCAGCGCTTCCGGCGTGGGGAACACCTCGTTGACGAGTCCCATCCGCAGTGCCCGCGCGGAGTCCACGTCTCCGCCGGTGTACGCCAGCTCGCGCGTGTTGCCTTCGCCGATGATGCGCGGCAGGCGCTGGAGCGCGCCGAGGTCCGCGACGATGCCGACCTTCACCTCGCGCAGGGAGAACTTCGCGTCCTGCGAGCAGTACCGGAAGTCACACGCTGCGATGAGGTCCATGCCGCCACCGATGCACCAGCCGTGCACCGCGGCGATGACGGGCTTGCGGCAGCGGGCGAGGCCCTCGGTGGCCTGCTGCATCTCCCCGATGAGCTTGAGCAGCTTCAGCCGCTCCAGGGCCAGGTTGCCCTCACCGGTGAGGAGGGGCCCGAGGGACTCCATCATCCCCATGAGGTCCAGGCCGTAGGTGAAGTTCGGGCCGTCGCCGCGCACGAGCACCACGCGCACGGAGTCATCCGCGTCCAGGGCCCGGATGGCCTCGGGCATCTCCCGCCAGAAGTCGGGCCCCATGGCGTTGCCCTTGCCCGGGCCGGTGAGCACCAGCTCGGCGACGCCCTCACCCTTCTCGATGCGCAGCGACTTGTACGTGCCGTCCATCCGTTCCTCCTCAGCGAGTTTCCAGCTCCTGAAACGTCACGCCATCCAGTCCCAGACCTGCCACCGCATCAACGAAGCGTTCACTGACGATGAC comes from the Pyxidicoccus xibeiensis genome and includes:
- a CDS encoding DUF3656 domain-containing U32 family peptidase, with protein sequence MTRRRPEILAPAGDLDSMKAALASGADAVYFGLDEGFNARARAENFSLATLPQTLALVHRAGARAYLTLNTLVFEPELPVVEDILRRVAAAGVDALIVQDPAIALVARAVCPQMEVHASTQMTISSAEGARFARGLGATRVVVPRELSVAEIRRLASETDIELEVFIHGALCMSWSGQCLTSEAWGGRSANRGQCAQSCRLPYDLVVDGQTRELGDVQYLLSPKDLAGVMAVPQLVDIGVHSLKIEGRQKGPQYVATAVQGYRRWVDGVAAGKPDAGALRKDLADMTLSYSRGFSHGFFAGSDHQTLVEGRFPKHRGAYLGRVESVHGRDVRVVDDPEGRPWTGALGHEATKARPASPEGKVSSPLEGAAPVAAELSPRPGMGVVFDAGHPEDKHEPGGPLFRVERKGRGWVLGFGNPGPDLARVAPGQRVWVTSDPSLAKRTEELLAQGEPEGRVPLELTVSGAAGAPLAVTGRARGGHVCAVTSEVPLAEARGGGMDAALLRDKLAALGGTPFHLAGLDASGLAPGLHLPVSELKALRRRLVAELAEAVARGPVRTVREGSVLDGLRTSLREKVAAAGMSAREHVTAAPAPEAPGSSTPGRSPEAGRLLPLCRTDEQLEAVIAAGLPEVELDWMELVGLQRAVERARAAGLRVTIATVRVQKPGEEGYDARIAKLKPDAVLVRHWGAMMHFLERPPAPGEARPALHGDFSLNVTNSVTALHLLGLGLDTLTFAHDLDAVQLGAMLEHLPAERFTVTLHHHISTFHTEHCVYSHTLSHGRDYRSCGRPCEKHRVSLRDHKGLEHPVVVDVGCRNTVFNAQAQSAASLVPRLLERGVKRYRVEFVRESRDEAARVLAAYQDLLAGKIGPAEAVRRAAVHEQFGVTKGTMKVLNPTFTVQR
- a CDS encoding prephenate dehydrogenase/arogenate dehydrogenase family protein, whose protein sequence is MTERIALLGYGRFGRALSGLLLEAGVAHRVLDPRQAEVPPTLRASSLPEVLAGAGLVVLAMPVSAMRATLEELRPHLSPGQAVLDVGSVKVKPVQVLASVLGRDIPWAGTHPLFGPASLARGDRPLRTVVCPNELHPDAVRRARALFERLGCEVTEMSPDAHDGLMARTHVLTFFLAHGLARAEAGKDLPFAPPSFQPIARLVEYARQEVPHLLGVVQSENPYGRDARVGLMDALTRLHLELEASRASASPAASEAIPTPPGLSEVRERIDVLDRELVELLARRARLVQQAAKVKAEHGLPLPDMGREKSLLEVRRQWASEHKVDADAVEDVFRAVLRFSRRTPQD
- a CDS encoding crotonase/enoyl-CoA hydratase family protein, encoding MDGTYKSLRIEKGEGVAELVLTGPGKGNAMGPDFWREMPEAIRALDADDSVRVVLVRGDGPNFTYGLDLMGMMESLGPLLTGEGNLALERLKLLKLIGEMQQATEGLARCRKPVIAAVHGWCIGGGMDLIAACDFRYCSQDAKFSLREVKVGIVADLGALQRLPRIIGEGNTRELAYTGGDVDSARALRMGLVNEVFPTPEALLTEARATARRVADNPPLVVQGAKQVMEYCADKSVADGLRYVAVWNSAFLQSHDLAEAFTAFAERRPPRFQGR